CAACGCCGCCGCCAATCCCCCCTGCGCCCACGCGGACGAGGAGGCTTGGCCCAGCGGCGCTTGGCTCAGCACCGTCACGCGCCGCGGGGCAAGTTTGAGCGCAAGGAACAGGCCAGCGAGGCCCGCGCCGACGATAAGGACGTTGTCAGTTTTCACCTTCCCCCTCTCCCATGCGGAGAGGGGGTTAGGGGTGCACTCACCGCACGCGGTTGAACGTCACTTGCGCGCTGGCCGCTGAGGCGAGCACGCCTTGCAGCTGCGTCGGCGAGCTGCGTTGGAGCACGAAATTGTCCGGCTGATAGCCTTCGACCGCTTCGGCCATTTCGCAATCGATGTTGAATTGGCCGTCCTCGACCACGCCCGTGCAATTCTGTCGCGCGCTGACGAGGCTCGAACGCGCCGTCTGCCGCTCGATAATCAGCTCGTTGGCGATCAATTGGATGTCGTAGCGGTCGCGCCCGGACGATTGCACGATCGCCGCGCCACTCATCACCACGCCGAATTGCTCGTCGCCATAGGGCGTCGTTTGGAAAGCCCAGGCGCCCGAATAATCGTCGTTGCTCTGCGCCAGTGTGGGCGTGGCCATTGCGCTCATCAGACCAAACGCCGCCGCCGCCAAAATCGCACGCATGCCAAACCTCGTCTCGCTTTTCGCGGCGTGTCGTGGTTGGCGAAGGGGGCGACAATGGGGCGGACTTTGCCGGTTAGACCACTTCCACCGCAGCCAGCGGCATGCCCGTCGCAAAAGCGCGCGGCTTTTCCTTCGGCAGCGCCAGCATCCGGTCGATCGCCAGCTTCGCGCGCACGCGCACGTCCTCTGGGATCGTCACTTCGGTCTTCATCTCGGCCAGCGAGTCGTAGATCGCTTCGAGCGTGATTCGCTTCATGTGCGGGCAGAGATTGCACGGACGGATGAAATCGACATCCGGCGCATTGGCCGCGACGTTGTCGCTCATCGAGCATTCGGTGAGCAGCACGACTTTGCCGGGGCGCTTTTCTTCCACGTAGGTTTGCAGCGCCGCCGTCGAGCCGGCGAAATCCGCCGCCGCCATCACCTCAGGCGGGCATTCAGGGTGTGCGAGCACCACAAGACCAGGATGTGCCGCGCGCAATTCGCTGATGTCTTCAGCGGTGAAACGCTCGTGCACTTCGCAGCGGCCATGCCAGGCGATGATCTTGATGCCTGTTTGTGCGGCGACGTTCTTGGCGAGATATTCGTCCGGCAACAGGATGACGCGATCCACGCCCCATTCGCGCGCGGCCCATTCAACCACGGCCGCGGCGTTCGACGACGTGCAGCACACATCGCTCTCGGCTTTCACATCGGCCGACGTGTTGACGTAGGTGACGACCGGCAGACCAGGGAAGCGCTCTTTGATCAAGCGCACGTCGGCGCCCGTGATCGAAGCCGCGAGCGAGCAGCCCGCGCGCATGTCCGGGATCAGCACGGTTTTTTCCGGCGCGAGGATTTTCGACGTCTCGGCCATGAAGTGTACGCCAGCTTGGACGATCACTTGCGCGTCAGTCTCTGCCGCTTCGCGCGCCAATTGGAGCGAGTCGCCTTTGAAATCGCCGACGCAGTGGAAAATCTCGGCGGTCATGTAATTGTGCGCCAGGATCACCGCGTTCTTTTCGCGCTTCATCTTGTTGATGGCCGAGATCAGCGGCGCGTAAGCCGGCCATTCCACTGCGGGGATGACGTGCTTCACGCGCTGATAGAGCGGGGCGGTCTCCGCCTGGACCTCAGGCGTGTAGGCCAAGCCACGTGCGGCGGCGGCGTTGAGCGCGCCCCATTGGCCGTGGATGGCGCGCGGGTCGCAACCCGAGCCTTCGTCGGCGCTGGTGAGGGGGGCGTCAATAATGCGGGCCATGTTCGGCCTCCTGCGGCCCCGAATGGGCCATTTATACTCAATCAGAGCATATATAGGGTGTGAAAAATGGCCGAGAAGGGCCTCGACCCACCCTTATGCTTCGTTTGAGCATAACTCGACTACGTTACTCCCAGGGGAATCGCGGCGCAAGCGCGAATTATCTCAGGCCGATGACAGCCTTCCGTGGCTGAAGCGCGCGCCGAGGCGAGGTAGAAGGTCGGGCCTCGCTTTCTGGGAGAAGCCCATGCTCCGCCGTCTTGCGCTCGTTTGCGCCACTCTTGCTCTCGCCGCGTGCGCCACGACGGAGCGCGGACCGGGGCCAGGTCCGCACCCTGAACCTGAAGCGGAGTTCGCACTGCAGCCGGCGGACTTCTCCGACATCCCCGATTGGACCAGCGCCGATCTCGCGCCCGCGCTCACGGCATTCCGACGCGCGTGCGATGGCCGTCGCGCGCGTGCGCTGGATGCGAGCTTGCCAGGTGGCGGTCGTTATGGCGGCACGGTTGCGGATTGGGCGCCAGCATGCGCTGCGGCGCAGAGCGTTGCGGCTTGCGGTGAGCGCGCCTTCTTCGAAGCGAACTTCCGTCCGTTCTATGTGCGTGGCCCAGGCGAAGCGCGGCTCACGGCGTATTACGAACCGATCATCGAAGCGCGCCGCTTTCCTGACGCGCAATTCTCCGCGCCGCTGCTGCGCAAACCCGGTGATATGATCAGCGTCAACCTCGCGGCGTTCGCGGAAGCTTACGACAACGAAGCGCTGCGCGGCGCGCCGCGCGCGCTGACGGGCGTGATCGTCGGCAACGAGGTGCGCCCGTATCCGCGGCGCGATCAGATCAATCCAAATTCCGATCAGGCGTTCGCCTACGCGCATCCTGTCGATGTCTACAATCTGCAGATCCAAGGCTCCGGCCGCATCGCCTTTCCGGACGGTACCCAATCGCGCGCCGCGTATGCGGCGCAGAACGGCTATCGCTGGCGCTCCGCGCTCGGCGCATTGCGTGACAGCGGCGAGCTGCAAGGCGGCGCGACATGGGCGAATTTCAAGGCCTGGAGCGAGCAGCGCGGGCATGAGGCAACGCGCCAGGCGCTGAACGCTGATCCGTCTTATGTGTTTTTCCAAGAGGAAGCGATCAGTGATCCAAACGCCGGTCCGAACGGCGCCTCGGGCGTGCCGCTGACAGCGCTTGGCTCCATCGCGGTCGATCCGGCGTATCACCCTTACGGCGCGGTTGTGTTCGTGGACGGCCAATATGACGGCCAGCCCTTCCGCCGTTTGCTTGTCGCCCAGGATACGGGCGGCGCCATTCGGCGAGGGCCATTGCGCGGCGATGTGTTCTTCGGCTCCGGTCCTGAGGCTGGCCAAGGCGCCGAACGCATGAATGCGCCCGCGCGTTGGTGGACGTTGCTGCCGCGCAATGCGCCGGTGGCGTGAGCGTTCAGGTGTCGTTCATGGTCGCGGGGCAAACTGGACGCGGGGGCGTCTGAGCTTTTGGGTTCGAAGATGCTGCGGAATTTTGCATTGGGCGTGCTGGGCGCGTCGGCGCTTGCCGGC
This genomic interval from Vitreimonas flagellata contains the following:
- a CDS encoding MltA domain-containing protein, whose product is MLRRLALVCATLALAACATTERGPGPGPHPEPEAEFALQPADFSDIPDWTSADLAPALTAFRRACDGRRARALDASLPGGGRYGGTVADWAPACAAAQSVAACGERAFFEANFRPFYVRGPGEARLTAYYEPIIEARRFPDAQFSAPLLRKPGDMISVNLAAFAEAYDNEALRGAPRALTGVIVGNEVRPYPRRDQINPNSDQAFAYAHPVDVYNLQIQGSGRIAFPDGTQSRAAYAAQNGYRWRSALGALRDSGELQGGATWANFKAWSEQRGHEATRQALNADPSYVFFQEEAISDPNAGPNGASGVPLTALGSIAVDPAYHPYGAVVFVDGQYDGQPFRRLLVAQDTGGAIRRGPLRGDVFFGSGPEAGQGAERMNAPARWWTLLPRNAPVA
- the nadA gene encoding quinolinate synthase NadA; translation: MARIIDAPLTSADEGSGCDPRAIHGQWGALNAAAARGLAYTPEVQAETAPLYQRVKHVIPAVEWPAYAPLISAINKMKREKNAVILAHNYMTAEIFHCVGDFKGDSLQLAREAAETDAQVIVQAGVHFMAETSKILAPEKTVLIPDMRAGCSLAASITGADVRLIKERFPGLPVVTYVNTSADVKAESDVCCTSSNAAAVVEWAAREWGVDRVILLPDEYLAKNVAAQTGIKIIAWHGRCEVHERFTAEDISELRAAHPGLVVLAHPECPPEVMAAADFAGSTAALQTYVEEKRPGKVVLLTECSMSDNVAANAPDVDFIRPCNLCPHMKRITLEAIYDSLAEMKTEVTIPEDVRVRAKLAIDRMLALPKEKPRAFATGMPLAAVEVV